A window of Paenibacillus sp. 19GGS1-52 contains these coding sequences:
- a CDS encoding ABC transporter permease translates to MDFTTQLLIAAISAGTPLLLATLGGILNERAGIIQLGAEGLMLMGAVITCIVYIRSGSLIVALLATVAVTAVLGLLHSFLCVTLRANQTMSGLAMTLFGSGLSAYLGKPISGIPLPGTSPKLHLSWLEPIPVIGKIFSNMDYLTWFSLLLVLVLHLLIHRTSWGLHLRAVGDSPATADVMGIRVQLIRYSYVIAGAALIGLAGADMVLAYAPTWNEGLTAGRGWIAVGLVIFARWNPLRALFCAYFFGALDSLGFRIQLLGSVVPSYFLKMIPYIVTILVLMYLGYRNRNKPSGTPEALGVPYIREQRF, encoded by the coding sequence ATGGATTTTACTACACAGTTATTAATAGCTGCAATTTCCGCAGGAACGCCGCTGTTATTGGCGACACTGGGCGGAATTCTGAACGAACGTGCTGGAATTATCCAGTTGGGTGCCGAAGGGCTCATGCTGATGGGGGCGGTGATCACTTGTATCGTCTATATCCGCTCCGGTAGTCTGATTGTCGCATTGCTGGCTACGGTGGCGGTGACCGCTGTGCTGGGTCTGCTGCATTCATTCTTATGTGTCACGCTAAGGGCGAACCAGACGATGTCAGGACTTGCCATGACTTTGTTTGGCAGCGGGCTGAGCGCCTATCTGGGTAAGCCAATCAGCGGTATTCCACTGCCGGGAACATCGCCTAAGCTGCACCTGAGCTGGTTGGAGCCGATTCCTGTAATCGGAAAAATATTCAGCAACATGGATTACTTGACATGGTTCAGCCTCTTGTTAGTATTAGTACTGCATCTGCTAATTCACCGTACGTCATGGGGCCTGCATTTGCGGGCGGTTGGGGATAGCCCCGCTACGGCAGATGTTATGGGAATTCGCGTCCAACTGATCCGTTACAGTTATGTTATAGCCGGTGCGGCTTTAATTGGTCTTGCTGGTGCCGATATGGTGCTGGCTTACGCACCAACCTGGAATGAAGGGCTTACTGCGGGTCGTGGCTGGATCGCGGTTGGGTTGGTTATTTTCGCTAGATGGAATCCGCTGCGTGCGTTATTCTGCGCTTATTTCTTCGGTGCATTGGACTCGCTGGGCTTCCGTATCCAACTGTTAGGAAGTGTGGTTCCGTCTTATTTCCTCAAAATGATTCCGTACATTGTAACCATATTGGTATTAATGTACCTGGGTTATCGCAACCGCAATAAACCTTCCGGAACACCGGAAGCGTTGGGAGTACCTTATATTCGCGAACAACGGTTTTAA
- a CDS encoding ABC transporter permease, with amino-acid sequence MSPKDVSNTAVLEPTPAKPAKRMSFRLEYDSSRIRSPWWTPILSVILALLLCAIFIAANGMSPVTVYQKMFHGAFGTAYGFTETMVKAIPLLLCGLGIAVAYRISVWNIGAEGQLTVGAMAATAVTIYFPDLPSFWAITLMLVFGFAAGAFWGLLTAVPRTHFGVNELITSLMLNYVALLALDYVVFGPWKDPKGFNFPGSPMFTDAQSLPVLGTSRLHIGLLFGLVAVIIYYLMIKFTKWGYELKLIGANPTAARYAGIHIKRHIIIVMLISGGLAGIAGMAEVSGVTHKLMQGISPGYGYTAIIVAWLAKLNPVGLIVTSILFGGLIVGGFSVQTIGLPSSISEMLQGSILFFLIAGDMIHRFRIRRNA; translated from the coding sequence ATGAGTCCAAAAGATGTAAGTAATACTGCAGTACTCGAGCCTACTCCCGCAAAACCCGCAAAACGGATGTCTTTTCGCTTGGAATATGATTCAAGCCGGATTCGCTCCCCATGGTGGACACCGATTCTCTCTGTCATTCTGGCATTGCTGCTGTGTGCCATCTTTATTGCTGCAAATGGCATGAGTCCGGTTACGGTATATCAAAAAATGTTCCATGGCGCTTTCGGGACTGCCTATGGATTCACTGAAACAATGGTTAAAGCGATCCCATTGCTCTTGTGCGGTCTTGGAATTGCTGTAGCCTACCGTATATCGGTCTGGAACATTGGAGCCGAAGGTCAGCTTACAGTGGGTGCGATGGCTGCGACGGCAGTAACGATTTATTTTCCGGATTTGCCTTCGTTCTGGGCAATCACGCTGATGCTGGTGTTCGGTTTTGCCGCTGGAGCGTTTTGGGGTCTACTGACTGCGGTTCCACGGACGCATTTTGGGGTCAATGAGCTGATTACTTCGTTGATGCTGAATTATGTGGCTTTGCTGGCACTTGATTATGTGGTGTTTGGCCCCTGGAAAGATCCAAAGGGCTTTAATTTCCCCGGGTCCCCCATGTTCACGGATGCCCAGTCGTTACCTGTTCTCGGAACGTCGAGACTGCATATAGGGCTGTTGTTTGGTCTTGTTGCTGTAATTATTTATTATTTGATGATCAAATTTACCAAGTGGGGCTACGAGCTTAAATTGATTGGAGCCAATCCCACGGCTGCTCGTTATGCAGGCATTCATATCAAACGACATATTATTATCGTAATGCTAATCAGCGGTGGACTGGCAGGTATAGCCGGAATGGCTGAGGTATCTGGTGTTACCCATAAGCTAATGCAGGGCATCTCTCCAGGTTATGGATACACGGCTATTATAGTCGCATGGCTCGCCAAGCTGAATCCCGTTGGCCTAATAGTTACATCTATCCTGTTCGGTGGCCTGATCGTCGGCGGCTTTAGTGTTCAGACCATAGGATTGCCTTCGTCTATTTCGGAAATGCTGCAGGGCTCCATCCTGTTTTTCCTGATTGCCGGCGATATGATTCATCGTTTCCGCATACGCCGGAACGCATAG
- a CDS encoding ABC transporter ATP-binding protein, whose translation MQEHSVELQGIVKKFGSVTASDQVDFSANAGEIHALLGENGAGKSTVMSMLSGVYRADEGEILIHGKIAKIRSPKDAAQLGVGMVFQNFRLVQSLTAAENIVLGEKSSFWRGSKWIKNKHKEIEALAERFGLKFPVDRPIWQLSVGEQQRVEIVKTLYRGADIIILDEPTSVLTPGEAEQLFETLQVMKREGKTVIMTTHKMKEVMASSDRISVMRKGKMIATLTTADTDELELARLMVGREVTITRQEREITEGETLLVVKDLDVFADHGRKALDGLSLSVRNGEIVGVAGVAGNGQKELAEVLTGLRTWKNGEITFDGNTVKSASVRGAIDSGISHVPENRMKSGLAGRLGSVDNLLFKSYRSEEHSRFGFLKAAKNRIWSQELVERFNVKTAELDTPVQQMSGGNQQKLLFAREISHRPKLMVAVHPTQGLDVGATAGVHDLLMELRSSGSGVLLISEDLDELLQLSDRILVIYNGSIIGEETHEDADRQTIGLLMAGIRGREGSAV comes from the coding sequence GAGCATGCTGTCTGGCGTATATAGAGCAGATGAAGGAGAAATCCTCATTCACGGTAAAATTGCCAAAATTCGTTCCCCCAAGGATGCGGCACAGCTCGGCGTCGGCATGGTGTTTCAGAACTTCAGACTGGTGCAAAGTCTCACGGCAGCGGAAAATATCGTGCTTGGCGAAAAGTCGTCTTTCTGGCGCGGAAGCAAATGGATCAAGAACAAACATAAAGAGATTGAGGCGCTGGCAGAGCGTTTTGGACTGAAATTCCCGGTAGATCGCCCTATCTGGCAGTTATCTGTAGGAGAACAGCAGCGTGTTGAAATTGTGAAGACGCTGTACCGCGGCGCTGATATTATTATTTTGGATGAGCCGACTTCTGTTCTAACTCCAGGCGAGGCGGAACAACTATTCGAGACACTGCAGGTCATGAAGCGTGAAGGAAAGACAGTGATCATGACCACCCATAAAATGAAAGAGGTTATGGCCTCTTCAGACCGTATTTCCGTCATGCGCAAAGGGAAAATGATCGCTACACTAACAACGGCAGACACGGATGAGCTGGAGCTGGCCCGCCTGATGGTAGGTAGAGAAGTGACGATCACCCGGCAGGAGCGGGAGATTACGGAAGGTGAAACACTGCTTGTTGTGAAGGACCTTGATGTATTCGCCGATCATGGCCGCAAGGCTCTGGATGGATTGTCTCTGAGTGTACGCAATGGAGAAATAGTAGGTGTAGCCGGTGTAGCTGGCAATGGGCAGAAGGAGCTGGCAGAAGTGTTGACGGGGCTTAGGACATGGAAGAACGGAGAAATTACGTTTGATGGCAATACAGTAAAATCAGCCTCGGTACGGGGTGCAATTGATTCCGGTATTTCCCATGTGCCAGAGAACCGGATGAAGAGTGGTTTAGCCGGACGACTAGGCTCTGTAGATAACCTGTTGTTCAAGTCCTACCGCAGTGAAGAGCATTCCAGGTTCGGGTTCCTGAAGGCAGCAAAGAACCGGATATGGTCACAAGAACTGGTTGAACGCTTCAACGTCAAAACAGCCGAGCTGGATACACCGGTGCAACAGATGTCAGGCGGTAACCAGCAGAAGCTGCTGTTCGCTCGTGAAATCAGTCATCGCCCCAAGTTGATGGTCGCTGTTCACCCGACTCAAGGACTGGACGTAGGCGCAACTGCAGGTGTTCATGATCTGTTGATGGAGCTGCGCAGCTCGGGCAGCGGTGTGCTGCTGATCTCAGAGGATCTGGATGAATTGCTTCAGCTTTCTGACCGGATACTGGTCATTTATAACGGCTCGATTATTGGTGAAGAAACTCATGAAGACGCAGATAGACAGACCATTGGTTTATTAATGGCTGGTATTAGGGGCAGAGAGGGGAGCGCAGTATGA